Proteins encoded in a region of the Panicum hallii strain FIL2 chromosome 3, PHallii_v3.1, whole genome shotgun sequence genome:
- the LOC112885484 gene encoding uncharacterized protein LOC112885484, with amino-acid sequence MEPPEGTGGGAAKKPKPSPAPPIAALGDDLLVEILLRLPSMASLASAALVCKQWHRVASDPAVFRRFDALRRPPLVGFILTDRGGMRFPRRSPNLLFVRATRNPNLAAAAADGDFFFEDLPAVDSDAEEEGYDWDEWRLRGCDGGLLLLSRGCHGLDLAVYDPVARTAVFLRPDGVFRPWFHMVRYAIVVDEADGSFLVIGFIFTFTAAVFSSRTGKWDVYHEDYEDVIFYSFHSFSSDGMAAGRFAYWRSDTKKHRHFNPVERILVLDTATMEWSVITAPIPAGESYCLADMPEHGGLCLFSSKEQCLQLWVRNSVDGWVLKKEFSLLSEWMKKIRRAEWMKRVRVLAARAGYVYMEFWSIRKANSYFLVLNMRTMKMSVFPNNPEDPHRGPAFPFFMRLEPLLGPDEDQNVHLNSV; translated from the exons ATGGAACCGCCCGAGGGAACAGGGGGCGGCGCCGCCAAGAAGCCGAAGCCCTCGCCAGCGCCGCCGATTGCGGCCCTCGGCGATGACCTCCTCGTTGAGATCCTCCTCCGGCTCCCCAGCATGGCGTCGCTGGCCAGCGCCGCCCTCGTCTGTAAGCAATGGCACCGCGTGGCCTCCGATCCCGCGGTCTTCCGCCGCTTCGACGCCCTCCGCCGGCCCCCCCTTGTCGGGTTCATCCTCACGGATCGCGGTGGCATGCGCTTCCCACGCCGCTCCCCCAACCTCTTGTTCGTCCGCGCCACCCGCAACCCCAAtctggccgcggccgccgcggacgGCGATTTCTTCTTTGAGGACCTCCCCGCCGTCGATTCGGACGCCGAGGAGGAGGGGTACGACTGGGACGAGTGGCGCCTCCGCGGCTGCGacggcggcctcctcctcctctcccgcgGCTGCCACGGCCTCGACCTCGCCGTCTACGACCCCGTCGCGCGGACCGCTGTCTTCCTCCGCCCAGACGGCGTCTTCCGCCCGTGGTTCCACATGGTCCGCTACGCCATTGTCGTCGACGAGGCCGATGGGAGCTTCTTGGTCATCGGCTTCATCTTCACCTTCACGGCTGCTGTATTCTCCTCCCGCACCGGCAAATGG GACGTCTATCACGAGGATTACGAGGATGTGATATTCTACAGCTTTCACTCGTTCTCCAGCGACGGAATGGCTGCAGGCCGGTTTGCTTACTGGAGGTCGGACACCAAGAAGCACAGACACTTCAATCCCGTTGAGAGGATCTTGGTGCTTGACACGGCGACCATGGAATGGTCAGTTATCACTGCTCCAATCCCCGCAGGGGAATCCTATTGTTTGGCCGACATGCCAGAGCATGGTGGCCTGTGCCTCTTCTCAAGCAAGGAGCAATGCCTTCAGCTCTGGGTCCGCAACAGCGTAGATGGATGGGTGCTCAAGAAAGAATTTTCCTTGCTGAGTGAGTGGATGAAAAAGATCCGCCGTGCTGAGTGGATGAAGAGGGTACGAGTCTTGGCGGCGAGGGCTGGTTATGTCTACATGGAGTTCTGGTCAATAAGGAAGGCTAATTCCTACTTTCTTGTGCTGAATATGAGAACTATGAAGATGTCGGTGTTCCCCAACAACCCAGAAGACCCTCATAGAGGTCCTGCATTTCCATTCTTCATGCGCTTGGAGCCTCTGCTTGGACCAGATGAGGACCAGAATGTTCATCTAAATAGTGTTTAA
- the LOC112884274 gene encoding uncharacterized protein LOC112884274, whose amino-acid sequence MRFRRGKSSNKAKKGSAAPWQNGERKGVDGGGAAGSNSRQVAPDTGFRNVDDGSSRDETFFEATPWLESDCEDDFYSVNGDLTPARSFTSQTSRIAPYAANNKDLPTLGAILKAEPLKPPAQQMRKLSDLLREPQDDGDGDLSRVDSLRLAEEANRCCVPQFARAISCNGRRSYK is encoded by the exons ATGAGGTTTCGCAGAGGCAAGAGCTCCAACAAGGCCAAGAAGGGCTCCGCTGCTCCATGGCAGAATGGAGAGAGGAAGGGCGTtgatggaggaggagctgctgGCTCCAACAGCAGGCAGGTGGCGCCGGACACCGGCTTCCGAAATGTTGACGACG GTAGCAGCAGAGATGAAACATTCTTTGAAGCCACCCCATGGTTGGAATCGGATTGCGAGGATGATTTCTACAGCGTCAACGGAG ATCTGACCCCTGCAAGATCATTCACGTCGCAAACCAGCCGGATCGCGCCGTACGCAGCTAATAATAAGGATCTGCCGACGCTGGGGGCGATCCTGAAGGCCGAGCCGCTGAAGCCGCCCGCCCagcagatgaggaagctcaGCGACCTGCTGCGGGAGCCgcaggacgacggcgacggcgacctcTCCAGGGTGGACTCACTGCGCCTCGCCGAGGAGGCCAACCGGTGCTGCGTGCCGCAGTTCGCGCGGGCCATCAGCTGCAACGGGAGGAGGAGCTATAAGTGA
- the LOC112885689 gene encoding disease resistance protein RGA2-like: MAEAIVSAVIGDAVSRVISLLMGRFGVGHHQSAEAKLRRIFHTLVRIHAAVEEARGRQITNGGALQWLSELIYGEYQARYLLDTVGRGDRDELEDTDSRDDKQVPPPPRDSSTSPFNPAKRVRRVAASAVRRALSRRDPGADGDEIDRVLESLQEVSAHLGEFILLLQGCQPIRRPLPTSIFLDGQMFGRHVEKERIINFLLHDGGGRPAGELGVLPVVGAIGAGKTTLVQHACDDDRVRGHFSAILFFNFSCTYAIAASGGAAALRSKHVIGDAQLSLNDDPLRWIKGNFQSKRFLVVFEDVDDMRRKQMLEELLLKLRCAEQGSKVIFTTSNRHVSTLGTVEPVVLKVLPTPEYWFFFKALAFAGRDLEENPRLVAAGKAIARKLNGSFSGAKIVGGLLKNCPDPRFWCKVLASNIGGLSLLGDGFGYIADLSENLLPDHVNVFQVTISKAPFASQIELSRFQDLCEPRGSETDLAENTGFVRVLLCKSVMPFYSTYYIASCTVGSGNSCYERTMVSSNFSLDHV; this comes from the coding sequence ATGGCGGAGGCCATCGTCTCCGCCGTCATAGGCGACGCCGTCAGCAGGGTGATCTCCCTCCTCATGGGACGCTTCGGCGTCGGCCACCACCAGAGCGCCGAGGCCAAGCTGCGGAGGATCTTCCACACCCTCGTCAGGATCCACGCCGCGGTGGAGGAGGCCAGAGGGCGGCAGATCACCAACGGCGGCGCCCTCCAGTGGCTCTCGGAGCTCATCTACGGCGAGTACCAGGCCCGGTACCTGCTCGACACGGTTGGCCGCGGCGACCGGGACGAGCTCGAGGACACGGACTCCCGCGACGACAAGCAGGTGCCGCCTCCTCCGCGAGATTCCTCCACGTCCCCGTTCAACCCTGCGAAGCGCGTGCGGCGGGTCGCTGCGAGCGCCGTGAGGAGGGCTCTGTCGCGCCGGGATCCCGGTGCCGACGGCGACGAGATCGACAGGGTTCTGGAGAGCTTGCAGGAGGTCTCCGCTCATCTTGGCGAGTTCATCCTGCTCCTCCAAGGCTGCCAGCCGATCCGCCGTCCCCTGCCTACGAGCATCTTCCTCGACGGGCAGATGTTCGGCCGGCACGTGGAGAAGGAGAGGATCATCAACTTCCTGCTGCACGACGGCGGCGGTCGCCCCGCCGGGGAACTGGGCGTGCTCCCAGTCGTCGGCGCCATCGGAGCCGGCAAGACGACCCTGGTGCAGCACGCCTGCGACGACGACCGGGTGCGCGGGCACTTCTCCGCGATCCTGTTCTTCAACTTCTCGTGCACCTACGCCATCGCCGCgagcggaggagcagctgccCTCCGGTCCAAACACGTCATCGGCGACGCTCAGCTCAGCCTGAACGATGACCCGCTGCGGTGGATCAAGGGGAATTTTCAGAGCAAGAGGTTCCTGGTCGTGTTCGAGGACGTCGACGACATGCGCAGGAAGCAGATGCTGGAGGAGCTCCTGCTCAAGCTGAGGTGCGCCGAGCAGGGGAGCAAGGTTATCTTCACGACGAGCAACCGGCATGTTTCGACATTGGGGACGGTGGAGCCGGTCGTGCTCAAGGTCCTGCCCACCCCGGAGTACTGGTTCTTCTTCAAGGCGCTCGCGTTCGCCGGCAGAGACCTCGAGGAGAACCCGAGGCTGGTGGCCGCAGGCAAGGCGATTGCCCGGAAGCTGAACGGGTCATTCTCCGGAGCTAAGATTGTGGGAGGATTGCTCAAGAACTGTCCAGACCCCAGATTCTGGTGCAAGGTGCTTGCGAGCAACATTGGGGGCCTCTCTCTGTTGGGTGATGGCTTTGGTTACATTGCGGACTTGTCCGAGAACTTGCTGCCGGATCATGTGAACGTTTTCCAGGTGACCATCTCCAAGGCCCCCTTCGCCTCACAGATAGAGCTGTCCAGATTTCAGGACCTGTGTGAACCTCGTGGTTCAGAGACCGACTTGGCAGAGAACACCGGCTTTGTGAGAGTACTGCTGTGCAAGTCGGTGATGCCGTTCTATAGTACCTACTACATTGCTTCTTGCACTGTTGGATCAGGAAACAGTTGTTACGAGCGCACTATGGTTTCATCTAATTTCTCGTTGGATCATGTATAA